The Microcoleus sp. bin38.metabat.b11b12b14.051 region CTCGAAAACGAGTTTCGCCACCGGGGCGAGCTCAGAAACCGCGTCCCCGATGCGATTATTCTTTCAGTAGGCCTCAACGACTCGGCGAGAGTGCAATCGCCTAACGGGCGCAGTTATACTGAGTTTGAACATTTTAAAACTGTTTTGGATAATTTGTTAAATTTATCGCAACAACTTTGTCCGGTGATATTTGTCGGGATGGTGCCGGTGGATGAAAGCAAAATGCCTTTTCAAGATTGTTTGTATTACAATCACGCCGACCAATATCGCTATAAAGAAGCGACAAAGTTAGCTTGTCAGTCGCGGGGAATTCCCTATTTAGATATTTTTGATAAATGGATCGCTCGCGGTAATATTTGGTGTCGTTCCTGTCTAACTTCCGATGGTCTGCATCCCAATGCAGCCGGCTATC contains the following coding sequences:
- a CDS encoding GDSL-type esterase/lipase family protein, producing the protein MQAATAYSFGHLHRINSHPLKLVAFGDSLIYGFGDGAGGGWVERLRRQWMLPESAGHVLYNLGVRGDRAYQVAQRLENEFRHRGELRNRVPDAIILSVGLNDSARVQSPNGRSYTEFEHFKTVLDNLLNLSQQLCPVIFVGMVPVDESKMPFQDCLYYNHADQYRYKEATKLACQSRGIPYLDIFDKWIARGNIWCRSCLTSDGLHPNAAGYQCLFEDVTSWEPLVAISH